From the Leptospira congkakensis genome, the window TGAGAAAGAGTCCGCCTAAAATCAAAATGATATCACGGCCACTGATGGCATGGTTGATGATTGTAAAAACCGGAGTCGTCAGTTTCATAATTAGAGAAAGAGAAAATAGCAAAAGAATTCTTGTGAGCATAGCGAGCATCAGTCCAATTTGGCGGGCAGACTTTTGTTTTGTTTTTGGTAACCTTGAAGAAAGAATAGAGATAAAGATAATATTATCAATACCTAGAACAATTTCTAAAGCCGTTAAGGTCAATAGTGCAAGCCATACTGTTGGGTCAGAGAGAATTTCAATCATAACGTAGCCTAAAGTCCTAAAAATGAAAAATGAATCAATCTAAATCTACGCATAGGATATGGCAACTTTGGAACTCTAGCGTTTGTAAAAAAACCAACCTTCACATTCTTTCACCACCCGAACTCCCTTCCATTGTTCCAAATTTTCTTTGTTTTCTGTAATCCCCCAAGTAAAATCTTCGAAAGGCCTTTTTTCAAAACCCTTATCCCAAGTTTGGTTAGAAACCCAAGGGTAGTAGACTCCAGCTTTTGTGAACGGGACGAGAGTCCAATTTTTGTCAGAATAGGTATAACTATATTTGATGGGCCAGTAAGTGGCGGCTCCAGGAATATTGGGATCAAACTCGGAAAGACATTCCATTCTGTGAGCCCTTTGGGATTCTCCTTCTTTGATTGCATTTGCGAGTAGAGGATATTTTTCATTATAAATGAAAACAATTCCTAGAAAAATAATTAAACTCACAAAAGACCTAACCACCGGAATGATTGATAATAACCTTATGATCAGAAAAAATAAACAAAAGGGCAAAAGATACAAGTAGCGAAAGTTAGGTTCTATTTGGAAAATATAAAGAGCCACCACTGTCAGAATAGGTGATAAAAGAAATACAAAGTCCAAAAAATTTTTTTTTAATTCCAAACGAAGAAATAAAAACAAAACATATATTATACATAAAACAAAATACCAATAAAACCAATCATAAAATAGCGAATGTTTGGTGGTGGACTGAATCACTCCCGAAATCCATAGGTTTGGATCTTGGGAAATCAAATCAAATGCAGAATGAATTCTGTCCATTGTAGGGAGGTCTTTAGATGTAAAAACTCCAATCCCCATTTTTCTGAATCCTAACTGCCAAACTCTTGCCAATCCAAAACTTAAAAAAATCAAACCAATAGGATAAAAAGATTTTTTTCGCAAATGTAAGATAGTGTAAATCAGGAGAAAAGGTCCCACATTCACAAAGAACCAATACTCGGAAATCCAAATGAGTGAAAAGATAAGAAAAAAACGTAATCCTTGGAGTGTATTTTTGGAATCCCAATGGTTGATTTCAAAAAGAGTATAAGCGGCAAATAATAAAGTTACAGCATGAAAACTTGGAAAATAAAACTGCCCCAAAGAGTTTGGTAGAATTCCCGCAAGAGCCAAAAAAACCAAAGAAAAAAGATAAGATTGTCGTTTCTTAAATCCGTATGTTTTTGCCAAAAAGTAGGGCATTACAAAAAAGAAAAAACCAAAAGCGTAATGAAAGGAATCAGCAGAAGGAAACACCGGATAGATAAGGATCGCCAGTCCAATTTCCGGAAACAGACCGGAAGATGGGGGAAGGTTCCAACCTCTGATTCCTCCCGCCCAAAAATCACGAGCAAAAAGAAACGGATAAAGAACATCGCTATCTGTTCCTTCCCCTAAATGATTTTCGTAAATGGCACCATAAAACAAATGAAAGGCGCCAAATAGAACCAAAAGTATAAAAATCGGTTTTAAATTTCTCAATAACTAGGACATTTCCTTTCAAAAGTTTTAAACCTTTCTGGAAATTCCAATTCTACTAAGATTCGTTTGTCGGGAATGAAAGGATGTGGGAATTCCAATCGTTTGGCAAAAAGTAATAGTCCATACTGAGTATAATCCTTTGCGGAACGAGAGTACAAAGTATCTCCAACCACAGGGCAACCAATCTTCGCCATATGAACACGAATTTGGTGGGTACGACCTGTCTCAAGCCCTAGTTTCATCAAACTAAATTTACGACCTGTTTGTGTTTGGACAATTTTTTCCGTTTTATAATGAGTGATAGCCATTCGCCCATCTTCTCTTACACACATCTTCACTCGTTCTACGGGATGGCGACCAATGGGTAGATTGACAGTTCCTTCGGACTCCACGGGAGCTTGGAGAACCCAAGCGTAATAGGTTTTATCTACAAGCCTATCTTGGAACATTTTGGAAAGTGCTGCATGGGCACGATCGGTTTTCGCAATGATGAGAACCCCTTCTGTTGGTTTGTCCAATCGATGCACAATTCCTGGACGACGTTCACCGCCTGTGGCTGATAGGTTTTTGAATTGGTGTAATAATCCATTCACAAGAGAAGGTTGGTCATCACCTGGTCCACTGTGGCAAGCGATCCCCGCTTTTTTATGGATAACCATAAATTCGTCCTCATCATAAAGAACAGGAATGTCCATGGGAATGGGTTCGAGCCGAGAAGGGGGTCTTGCGATCACATTCACGACGTACTCTTCACCAAGAGTCACCTTATATCCGTTTTTAGTGGCCAGTTGTTCTTTGGTTTTGTTTGTCACAAATCCAGAATCAATCCACTTTTGAACGGTAGAACGGCTGAGATCGTCTCCGGCATTGTCTTTTAGAAAGACATCCAGGCGACTTTGGTCATAATCTTCGGAAACAGTTACAAATATTTGCATTTTCGGTTGTTATCTAATGAAAAGAACTAAACTATGGAAACATTAAGGTAGGTCAACTGATGAAAAAAGGATTTTTTTTAAGCCTCATCCTCCTCGCAGGTCTTTCGCTTTCATTAACGAATTGTTCGTCT encodes:
- a CDS encoding RluA family pseudouridine synthase, with protein sequence MQIFVTVSEDYDQSRLDVFLKDNAGDDLSRSTVQKWIDSGFVTNKTKEQLATKNGYKVTLGEEYVVNVIARPPSRLEPIPMDIPVLYDEDEFMVIHKKAGIACHSGPGDDQPSLVNGLLHQFKNLSATGGERRPGIVHRLDKPTEGVLIIAKTDRAHAALSKMFQDRLVDKTYYAWVLQAPVESEGTVNLPIGRHPVERVKMCVREDGRMAITHYKTEKIVQTQTGRKFSLMKLGLETGRTHQIRVHMAKIGCPVVGDTLYSRSAKDYTQYGLLLFAKRLEFPHPFIPDKRILVELEFPERFKTFERKCPSY